A region from the Isachenkonia alkalipeptolytica genome encodes:
- a CDS encoding ABC transporter permease, producing the protein MEQIVEGFKSALSLIASFDVELYSIVGLTLFVTIIATGISALLSVPLGIFLGIKDFPLKSLAIRILYTCMSLPPVIVGLFVFLMIARRGPLGRFGILYTVTAMIIAQILLVTPIITGIVYNGTLEKGRDIKNLGKTLGASRPQLLFLLIRELRIELFAGVISGYGRAISEVGAVMIVGGNIQGHTRVMTTAIAMLRSMGDYEMAIALGLILLGLSFVVNFTLYHFQQKA; encoded by the coding sequence TTGGAACAAATTGTTGAAGGATTTAAAAGCGCACTTTCCCTGATTGCCTCCTTTGATGTAGAGCTTTATAGCATTGTGGGTCTTACCCTTTTTGTTACAATTATAGCTACAGGTATTTCCGCCTTACTTTCCGTTCCCCTGGGGATTTTCCTCGGCATTAAGGATTTCCCTCTGAAAAGCCTGGCTATTCGAATTCTTTACACCTGCATGAGCCTCCCCCCGGTGATCGTCGGACTGTTTGTTTTTTTGATGATCGCCCGTCGAGGCCCCTTAGGGCGCTTCGGTATTCTTTATACCGTAACCGCCATGATCATTGCCCAAATTCTTCTGGTAACACCCATTATTACAGGCATCGTTTATAACGGAACTCTGGAAAAGGGCCGGGATATTAAGAACCTGGGAAAAACCCTGGGGGCCTCCCGGCCTCAGCTACTCTTTTTACTGATTCGGGAACTGCGTATTGAACTCTTTGCCGGGGTGATCTCCGGTTATGGCCGGGCCATTTCGGAAGTTGGAGCCGTAATGATTGTGGGCGGCAATATCCAAGGCCATACCCGGGTGATGACCACCGCCATTGCCATGCTCCGAAGTATGGGAGATTATGAAATGGCTATTGCCCTGGGCCTGATCCTTCTAGGCTTATCCTTCGTTGTTAATTTTACCCTCTACCATTTTCAGCAAAAGGCCTAG
- the purF gene encoding amidophosphoribosyltransferase: MKNFQQQDFTDEKLKEECGVVGIYKNDAMLSKYLYYGLYTLQHRGEESAGIAVSDGARTEYHKGMGLVPEVFNDDILAKMKGNVGIGHVRYSTSGESYVENAQPLVVRYRGGSIALAHNGNLVNGEKIRRSLEDDGVVFQTSIDTEVIVNLLARYSSDGTVESVKRTLDLVKGAYALVIMKENELIGVRDPLGLRPLSLGQFADGGYVLASETCAFDVMDAEFVREVEPGEMIRITKEGLESIQYKKLEKRASCIFEYIYFARPDSVLDGVSVYEARLNAGKILAKEHPVKADMVAPVPDSSIPAALGYAQASGIPYGDALMKNKYIGRTFIQPEQSLREIAVKLKLIPFRENIKGKSIVIIDDSIVRGTTSRRIVHSLKKAGAREVHVRISSPPVVGSCYFGIDTPHRRSLIAATQNVEEIRKTIGADSLGFISIDGLTESIGTHRDRFCLACFDQKYPMDVKEQQKANGDGPEKTFNRLQP, translated from the coding sequence TTGAAAAACTTTCAACAGCAAGACTTCACCGATGAGAAACTCAAGGAAGAATGCGGCGTGGTGGGAATTTATAAAAACGATGCTATGCTGTCAAAATATCTGTACTACGGCCTCTATACCCTGCAGCATCGGGGAGAGGAGAGTGCAGGGATTGCCGTCAGTGACGGAGCCCGTACCGAGTATCATAAGGGTATGGGACTGGTGCCCGAGGTGTTTAACGACGATATTCTGGCCAAGATGAAAGGGAATGTGGGGATCGGTCACGTGCGGTACTCCACCAGCGGTGAGAGTTACGTGGAGAATGCCCAGCCCCTGGTGGTCCGCTATCGGGGAGGAAGCATTGCCCTGGCCCATAACGGGAACCTGGTGAACGGGGAGAAAATCCGCCGATCTTTAGAGGATGACGGCGTGGTTTTTCAAACCTCCATTGATACGGAAGTGATTGTGAACCTCCTGGCCAGGTACTCCTCCGACGGCACCGTGGAGTCCGTTAAACGGACCCTGGATCTGGTGAAGGGGGCCTACGCCTTAGTTATCATGAAGGAAAATGAACTGATCGGTGTCCGGGACCCCTTGGGCCTTCGGCCACTGTCCCTGGGGCAATTTGCCGACGGCGGTTACGTGCTGGCTTCGGAGACCTGCGCCTTTGATGTTATGGATGCGGAGTTTGTCCGGGAAGTGGAACCGGGAGAGATGATCCGAATCACCAAGGAAGGTCTGGAGTCCATACAATATAAAAAACTGGAAAAGCGGGCTTCCTGCATCTTTGAATATATTTATTTTGCAAGGCCGGACAGTGTCTTAGACGGGGTCAGCGTCTATGAAGCCCGATTAAATGCAGGGAAAATCCTTGCCAAGGAACATCCGGTAAAGGCGGACATGGTGGCGCCGGTGCCCGACTCCTCCATTCCCGCAGCCCTGGGCTACGCCCAGGCTTCCGGCATCCCCTATGGGGACGCCTTAATGAAAAACAAATACATCGGCCGGACCTTCATCCAGCCGGAGCAGTCTCTTCGGGAGATTGCAGTGAAACTGAAGCTGATTCCCTTTCGGGAAAACATCAAGGGCAAAAGCATCGTGATTATTGACGACTCCATCGTCCGGGGAACCACCAGTCGACGGATCGTTCACAGTTTGAAAAAAGCCGGTGCCCGGGAAGTGCATGTGCGGATCAGTTCGCCTCCGGTGGTGGGGAGCTGCTACTTCGGCATCGATACTCCCCACCGAAGAAGTTTAATTGCCGCAACCCAAAACGTAGAGGAAATTCGAAAAACCATCGGCGCCGACAGTCTGGGATTTATCAGTATCGACGGCTTAACCGAGTCCATCGGGACCCACCGGGATCGCTTCTGCCTGGCCTGTTTTGATCAGAAGTATCCCATGGACGTAAAGGAACAGCAGAAAGCCAACGGAGACGGACCGGAAAAGACCTTTAACCGGTTGCAGCCCTAA
- a CDS encoding substrate-binding domain-containing protein: MIQKFQKDRLYKVVSFLMILSLSLLIFIGCDNGQETITLATTTSTENSGLLDEILPHFEEAHDIEVKVVAVGTGAALDMGRGKDADVLLVHAPELEEEFVAEGYGTERYPVMYNDFVILGPTEDPADLREKAMDDVLTALALIWEQEADFVSRGDNSGTHVMELNLLEEANLLPEGDFYISAGQGMGSVIEMADEMRAYTLADRGTFLSMVNDLDLQVVTEGDERLYNPYGVIPVTQDEGENLNLEGAKAFVQWIISSEVQEMIAEFGTEEFGEPLFTPDAD, encoded by the coding sequence ATGATTCAAAAATTTCAGAAAGACCGACTATACAAAGTAGTTTCATTCCTTATGATTCTTTCCCTCTCCTTACTTATTTTTATCGGATGTGACAACGGCCAGGAGACCATCACCCTGGCCACCACCACCAGTACGGAAAACAGCGGCTTACTGGATGAGATTCTGCCTCATTTTGAGGAGGCCCACGATATCGAAGTAAAGGTCGTAGCGGTGGGCACCGGCGCCGCCCTGGATATGGGACGGGGAAAAGATGCGGATGTATTGTTGGTCCATGCACCGGAGCTTGAAGAGGAGTTTGTTGCCGAGGGATACGGTACTGAGCGCTACCCGGTTATGTACAACGATTTTGTGATCCTGGGCCCCACAGAGGATCCCGCAGACCTTAGGGAAAAGGCAATGGATGATGTACTAACAGCCCTGGCCCTAATCTGGGAACAGGAAGCGGACTTTGTCTCCCGGGGAGACAATTCCGGAACCCATGTAATGGAACTTAACTTATTGGAAGAGGCGAACCTGTTACCGGAGGGGGATTTTTACATTTCCGCGGGACAGGGAATGGGCTCAGTTATCGAAATGGCCGATGAAATGAGAGCTTACACCTTAGCGGACCGGGGAACTTTCCTTTCTATGGTTAACGACCTGGACCTTCAAGTGGTCACCGAAGGAGACGAACGTTTATATAACCCTTACGGCGTAATACCCGTAACTCAGGACGAAGGGGAAAACCTTAATCTTGAAGGGGCAAAAGCCTTTGTACAGTGGATTATTTCTTCGGAAGTTCAGGAAATGATCGCAGAGTTTGGAACCGAGGAATTCGGAGAACCCTTATTTACACCTGATGCGGATTAA
- the purL gene encoding phosphoribosylformylglycinamidine synthase subunit PurL, with protein sequence MNLYEELGLKKEEYERVVELLGREPNELELNMYGVMWSEHCSYKHSRALFKHFPTTGKRVLQGPGENAGIIDIGDNMAVAMKIESHNHPSAVEPYQGAATGVGGIIRDIFAMGARPVALLNSLRFGELENSERVQYLLDGVVEGISGYGNCMGIPTVGGETFFNKSYEGNPLVNAMCVGVIEHDKIHRASAKGVGNPVMYIGASTGRDGVGGASFASVELTEESEEKRSAVQVGDPFMEKLLLEASLELLDTDAIVGIQDLGAAGLTSAVCETATRGEGGMDVDISRIPRRESDMHPIEVMISESQERMLLIVRKGQEETVNRIVGKWGLHSKVIGKVTDDGRLRVRDGEEVLADMPAESLDSSGAPKYYKDYQEPKHMKESRCEDLTGIPQPKDLNQTFMELLRAPNIASKEWIYNQYDHMVRTSTVIKPGSDAAVIRIRGTEKGIALTTDCNSRLCYLNPREGSKIAVAEAARNLVAAGAKPAAITDGLNFGSPEKPERFYEFRESVLGLSEACRELDTPVISGNVSFYNETDKAAIYPTPIVGMVGVLEDVRKHMTLDFKEEGNVIMLLGETKDEIGGSEYLSRIHGKETGAVPFLNMAQELRTQQTVLEAIERDLFQSVHDLSEGGLAAALAESAIAGGIGGKLEIDSPLSPDRELFSESQSRFLVSLKESKLAVLEQALLAAKIPHKILGRTGGETLEININQQPVIHHSLKDLESNWRGAIQEIMEA encoded by the coding sequence ATGAATCTTTATGAAGAGCTGGGACTGAAAAAAGAGGAATACGAAAGGGTTGTGGAGCTCCTGGGAAGAGAGCCCAATGAACTGGAGCTGAACATGTACGGCGTGATGTGGTCGGAGCACTGCAGTTACAAGCACTCGAGAGCTCTCTTTAAGCATTTTCCCACCACGGGAAAACGGGTACTTCAGGGACCGGGAGAAAATGCGGGGATCATTGATATCGGTGATAATATGGCGGTGGCGATGAAAATCGAGAGCCACAACCACCCTTCAGCGGTGGAGCCCTATCAAGGGGCGGCCACCGGGGTCGGCGGCATTATCCGGGACATTTTCGCCATGGGGGCAAGACCGGTGGCGCTGCTGAACTCGTTGCGCTTTGGCGAACTGGAAAACAGTGAACGGGTACAGTACCTGTTGGACGGTGTGGTAGAGGGAATTTCCGGCTACGGGAACTGTATGGGAATCCCTACCGTGGGAGGGGAAACCTTCTTTAATAAATCCTACGAAGGCAACCCTTTAGTCAACGCCATGTGTGTCGGGGTGATCGAGCACGATAAAATCCACCGGGCCAGTGCTAAAGGCGTGGGCAATCCGGTGATGTATATCGGAGCCTCCACAGGCCGGGACGGCGTCGGCGGGGCAAGCTTCGCCTCAGTGGAGCTGACGGAGGAATCCGAGGAAAAACGGTCCGCGGTACAGGTAGGAGACCCCTTTATGGAAAAACTTTTATTGGAAGCTTCTCTAGAACTCCTGGACACCGATGCCATCGTAGGGATTCAGGATCTGGGCGCCGCGGGGCTGACCTCCGCCGTATGTGAAACCGCAACCCGGGGAGAAGGCGGCATGGACGTGGATATCAGCCGGATTCCCAGAAGAGAGTCGGACATGCATCCCATCGAGGTGATGATCTCCGAATCCCAGGAACGAATGCTGTTAATCGTACGAAAAGGACAGGAAGAGACGGTAAACCGTATCGTTGGAAAATGGGGGCTTCACTCCAAAGTCATCGGCAAGGTAACCGACGACGGAAGACTCCGGGTAAGGGACGGGGAAGAAGTGCTGGCGGATATGCCGGCGGAGTCCCTGGATTCCTCGGGAGCGCCGAAATACTATAAGGACTATCAGGAACCAAAACATATGAAAGAAAGCCGTTGCGAGGATCTTACCGGGATCCCGCAGCCGAAGGATTTGAATCAAACCTTTATGGAGCTGTTAAGGGCACCGAATATTGCCAGCAAGGAATGGATTTACAATCAGTACGACCATATGGTTCGAACCAGCACCGTGATCAAGCCCGGCTCCGATGCGGCGGTGATCCGTATACGGGGAACGGAAAAGGGCATTGCTCTGACCACGGACTGCAACAGCCGGCTTTGTTATTTGAATCCGAGAGAAGGTTCGAAAATCGCTGTGGCGGAGGCTGCGAGAAACTTAGTGGCGGCGGGGGCGAAACCGGCGGCCATCACCGACGGCCTGAATTTCGGAAGTCCGGAAAAGCCGGAGCGCTTCTACGAGTTCAGAGAATCAGTACTGGGCCTCAGTGAAGCCTGCCGGGAGCTGGACACCCCGGTGATCAGCGGAAATGTAAGCTTTTATAATGAAACCGATAAAGCGGCGATCTATCCCACACCCATCGTTGGGATGGTCGGGGTCTTGGAAGATGTGCGTAAACACATGACCTTAGACTTTAAAGAGGAAGGAAATGTGATCATGCTGCTGGGAGAAACCAAGGACGAGATCGGCGGCAGTGAGTATTTATCCAGAATTCACGGCAAGGAAACGGGAGCGGTGCCGTTTTTAAACATGGCCCAGGAGCTTCGAACCCAACAAACGGTGCTTGAGGCCATTGAACGGGATCTTTTCCAGTCGGTCCATGACCTCAGTGAAGGGGGTCTGGCGGCAGCCCTGGCGGAGTCCGCCATTGCCGGGGGTATCGGAGGAAAGCTGGAGATCGACAGCCCTCTAAGTCCCGACCGGGAACTGTTTTCCGAATCCCAAAGCCGTTTTCTGGTATCCCTGAAGGAAAGTAAGCTGGCCGTATTGGAACAGGCGTTGCTCGCCGCCAAGATTCCCCATAAGATTCTGGGACGAACCGGAGGCGAGACCCTGGAAATCAATATCAATCAACAACCGGTGATTCATCATTCACTTAAAGACTTGGAAAGCAACTGGCGAGGCGCCATTCAGGAGATCATGGAAGCATAA
- the purS gene encoding phosphoribosylformylglycinamidine synthase subunit PurS has product MKVKVYVTLKDSISDPQGTAIQGALTKKGYEGVESVRIGKLIELELSDRPEAEAKEAVEEMCEKLLANTVIEKYTYEIL; this is encoded by the coding sequence ATGAAGGTAAAGGTATATGTAACGTTAAAGGACAGCATTTCCGATCCCCAGGGGACCGCAATTCAAGGAGCATTAACCAAAAAAGGCTATGAAGGGGTGGAAAGTGTACGAATCGGCAAATTGATTGAACTGGAACTTTCCGACCGACCGGAAGCGGAGGCGAAGGAAGCGGTGGAAGAGATGTGTGAAAAGCTGCTGGCCAATACGGTGATTGAAAAATACACTTACGAAATCCTGTAA
- the purE gene encoding 5-(carboxyamino)imidazole ribonucleotide mutase gives MDTFIDRTEIKGSVNYQYHYIRERMKTMDKPLVSVIMGSDSDLPVMKEALDLLKELEIPYEERIVSAHRTPERMYIFAKEAEERGVQVIIAGAGGAAHLPGMVASLSALPVIGVPIKSKNLQGVDSLHSIVQMPPGIPVATMAINGSKNAGIFAAKILGLKDPGILQRVKDYMEALEDQVEKKAKDLESMGYEAYLNKKF, from the coding sequence TTGGATACATTTATAGATAGAACCGAAATCAAAGGCAGTGTGAACTATCAATACCATTACATTAGGGAAAGGATGAAAACCATGGACAAACCTTTAGTCAGTGTCATTATGGGCAGCGACTCGGATCTTCCGGTGATGAAAGAAGCCCTGGATTTACTGAAAGAGCTGGAAATCCCTTACGAAGAGCGGATCGTCTCCGCCCACCGAACCCCGGAACGCATGTATATCTTCGCCAAGGAAGCGGAGGAGCGGGGGGTACAGGTGATTATCGCCGGTGCCGGAGGCGCCGCCCACTTACCGGGGATGGTGGCCTCTCTCAGTGCCCTGCCGGTAATCGGAGTTCCGATTAAAAGCAAAAACCTGCAGGGGGTGGATTCTCTGCACTCCATCGTTCAGATGCCTCCGGGGATTCCTGTGGCCACCATGGCTATTAACGGATCGAAAAATGCAGGAATTTTTGCCGCAAAGATTTTAGGTCTTAAGGACCCGGGAATTTTACAGCGGGTAAAAGACTACATGGAGGCCTTAGAGGATCAAGTGGAAAAAAAGGCCAAGGATCTGGAATCCATGGGATATGAAGCCTATCTTAATAAAAAGTTTTAA
- the purQ gene encoding phosphoribosylformylglycinamidine synthase subunit PurQ yields the protein MKFGVIVFPASNCDLDSYYAIKDMMGEKVDYIWHEEEKIEEYDGIIIPGGFSYGDYLRCGAVAQFSKVMEAVKAHAEKGKLVIGICNGFQILTEAGLLPGALVRNKNLKFICGTAQLNVENNDTAFTNKLTEGETLRIPVAHGEGNYVAQDEVLQKLKNNRQIVLTYRDNKNGSMEDIAGIVNEQGNVLGMMPHPERACDPILGNTDGRKIFESMIAYLKGGR from the coding sequence ATGAAATTCGGCGTGATTGTTTTTCCCGCTTCAAACTGTGATTTAGATTCCTATTACGCGATCAAGGATATGATGGGGGAGAAAGTGGATTATATCTGGCATGAGGAAGAAAAAATTGAAGAATACGACGGTATTATCATCCCCGGAGGGTTCTCCTACGGAGACTATCTTCGCTGTGGAGCCGTGGCCCAGTTTTCTAAAGTCATGGAGGCCGTAAAGGCCCATGCAGAGAAGGGAAAACTGGTCATCGGAATTTGCAACGGTTTTCAAATTCTCACCGAGGCGGGACTCTTGCCCGGGGCCCTGGTGCGAAACAAGAATCTGAAATTCATCTGCGGCACGGCCCAACTGAATGTGGAAAACAATGACACCGCCTTTACCAATAAACTGACCGAGGGAGAGACCTTAAGAATTCCCGTGGCCCACGGAGAAGGCAACTACGTGGCCCAGGATGAGGTACTGCAAAAGCTGAAGAATAACCGGCAGATCGTTTTAACCTATCGGGATAATAAAAACGGATCCATGGAGGATATTGCAGGGATCGTTAACGAACAGGGAAATGTCCTGGGTATGATGCCCCATCCGGAAAGAGCCTGTGATCCGATTCTGGGAAACACCGACGGAAGAAAAATCTTTGAATCCATGATTGCTTATTTAAAGGGAGGCCGATAA
- the purC gene encoding phosphoribosylaminoimidazolesuccinocarboxamide synthase, with protein sequence MTKGTLLYEGKAKRVYETKDKDCFIVSYKTDATAFDGKKKGSIEGKDRVNNLMSARLFEVLEEKGIETHFVKVLEEHEMVVKRLEIIPVEVIVRNVAAGGMAKKLGLKEGTPLGKPVVEYCLKSDELSDPMINEDHIEVLELADKEEIQTIRKMALKINQVLKAFFLERELNLVDFKLEFGRYQGRVILGDEISPDTCRLWDLKSGERLDKDRFRRDLGAVEESYLEVLKRVTGMIN encoded by the coding sequence CTGACAAAGGGTACCCTACTGTATGAAGGGAAAGCCAAACGAGTGTATGAAACGAAAGACAAGGACTGCTTTATCGTATCCTATAAAACCGATGCCACGGCCTTTGACGGAAAGAAAAAAGGAAGCATTGAAGGAAAGGACCGGGTCAATAATTTGATGTCGGCGAGACTCTTTGAAGTCTTAGAGGAAAAAGGAATCGAAACCCATTTTGTGAAAGTCCTGGAGGAACATGAAATGGTGGTTAAGCGTCTGGAAATCATCCCTGTAGAGGTCATCGTACGAAATGTGGCCGCGGGAGGTATGGCGAAAAAGCTGGGACTGAAAGAAGGGACCCCCCTAGGAAAACCGGTGGTGGAGTACTGTTTAAAGAGTGACGAGCTGTCGGATCCCATGATCAATGAGGATCATATTGAGGTCCTGGAATTAGCGGACAAAGAGGAAATACAAACCATCCGAAAGATGGCACTGAAAATCAATCAAGTGCTGAAGGCATTTTTCCTGGAACGGGAACTGAATTTAGTGGATTTCAAACTGGAATTCGGAAGGTATCAGGGAAGAGTGATCCTGGGAGACGAAATTTCTCCCGACACCTGCCGGCTTTGGGATTTGAAAAGCGGTGAGCGCCTGGATAAAGATCGGTTCCGCCGGGATCTTGGGGCCGTGGAGGAGAGCTACCTTGAAGTGCTTAAAAGAGTGACCGGTATGATCAACTGA
- a CDS encoding 5-(carboxyamino)imidazole ribonucleotide synthase: MKSVQKLRVGIIGGGQLGRMMILEGKKMGIQFAVLDPDPQAPAVSLGDTHVMGDYHNREKIRELADISDVLTYEFEHIDGAFLKDLEEEGMVIYPSSRSLLIIQDKFRQNRYLKEKGLHLPRFLKVDSLQDLKEAGEKLGYPMMLKATTGGYDGKGNALILDPDGREGAFFDLKGEKDTLELMAEEYIQYHKEISVIAARGDGGAIALYPPSENQHEDSILKRTVVPADVSSEVQAKAEALAKDTIEVLEGMGVFTIEMFVTLEGEVLINEIAPRVHNSGHYTIEASETSQFEQHLRAILALPLGDTSLKRPYAGMINLLGRGKKNGSPEVLGVQEVLETKGAHLHFYEKKAVKFGRKMGHITVTGDSREAVNNSLDDLEGQVLIVPDQAHE; the protein is encoded by the coding sequence TTGAAAAGCGTACAAAAGCTTCGGGTAGGAATCATCGGCGGCGGACAGCTGGGCAGGATGATGATTTTGGAAGGGAAAAAAATGGGGATACAGTTTGCCGTATTGGATCCGGATCCTCAGGCTCCCGCCGTATCCTTAGGGGATACCCATGTGATGGGAGACTATCATAACCGGGAAAAAATCCGGGAACTGGCGGATATTTCCGATGTCCTTACCTATGAATTTGAACATATTGATGGAGCATTTTTAAAAGATTTAGAAGAAGAAGGTATGGTTATTTACCCTTCTTCCCGTTCGTTACTGATAATTCAGGATAAATTTCGTCAAAACCGTTACTTAAAGGAAAAGGGTTTACATCTGCCGAGGTTTTTGAAGGTGGACAGCTTACAGGACCTTAAAGAAGCGGGAGAAAAACTGGGCTATCCCATGATGCTAAAGGCAACCACGGGGGGCTACGACGGAAAAGGCAATGCCCTTATTCTGGATCCCGACGGGAGGGAAGGGGCTTTTTTTGACCTGAAAGGGGAAAAGGACACCCTGGAGCTTATGGCGGAGGAGTATATCCAATATCATAAAGAGATTTCGGTAATTGCGGCAAGGGGAGACGGGGGCGCCATTGCCCTTTATCCTCCCTCGGAAAATCAACATGAAGACAGTATTTTAAAGCGGACCGTGGTGCCGGCAGATGTTTCCTCTGAGGTTCAGGCGAAGGCGGAGGCCTTGGCCAAGGATACCATTGAAGTACTGGAAGGCATGGGGGTTTTTACGATTGAAATGTTTGTTACCCTGGAGGGGGAGGTGCTGATTAACGAAATCGCTCCTAGGGTTCATAACTCCGGGCACTACACCATCGAAGCCTCGGAAACCTCCCAGTTTGAGCAGCACCTTCGGGCGATTCTTGCTCTGCCCTTGGGAGATACCTCCTTAAAAAGGCCCTATGCCGGGATGATCAATCTCCTGGGCCGGGGAAAGAAAAACGGCAGCCCGGAAGTGTTAGGGGTGCAGGAGGTGCTTGAGACGAAAGGGGCCCACTTGCATTTTTATGAGAAAAAGGCGGTGAAGTTCGGACGGAAAATGGGACATATTACCGTTACCGGGGATAGCCGGGAAGCGGTGAACAACAGCCTGGACGATTTGGAAGGACAGGTGCTGATCGTACCGGACCAGGCCCATGAATGA
- the purN gene encoding phosphoribosylglycinamide formyltransferase, whose product MERVKLAVLLSGGGTNLQAVLDQIDQGALSAEVVLIASNKEGAYGLTRGGQRGIPTAVFQRQSFPSKDQRDRELLRALKSSGADLVVLAGYLGQIPGFIIEAYPNQIINIHPSLLPCFGGKGYYGEKVHQGVYNRGMKVTGATVHFVSEETDGGPIILQEAVGIDFEDGVSDIQQKVLTLEHRLLPEAIELIAEGRVEVIGNRVKIRER is encoded by the coding sequence ATGGAAAGAGTAAAACTGGCCGTGCTCCTCTCCGGCGGCGGCACCAACCTGCAGGCGGTGCTGGACCAAATCGACCAGGGTGCCCTTTCGGCGGAGGTGGTATTGATCGCCTCCAACAAAGAGGGGGCCTACGGCCTGACCCGGGGAGGGCAGCGGGGAATTCCCACGGCGGTGTTTCAGCGCCAAAGTTTTCCTTCGAAGGACCAGCGGGACCGGGAACTTCTTCGGGCCCTGAAAAGTTCCGGTGCGGACTTGGTGGTCCTGGCCGGCTATCTGGGCCAGATTCCCGGCTTTATCATTGAAGCCTATCCGAATCAAATCATCAACATCCATCCCTCGCTGCTCCCCTGTTTCGGCGGGAAAGGCTACTACGGAGAAAAGGTGCACCAAGGGGTGTATAACCGGGGGATGAAAGTCACCGGGGCCACGGTGCATTTCGTCAGTGAAGAGACCGACGGCGGCCCCATCATTTTACAGGAAGCGGTGGGCATCGACTTTGAAGACGGGGTTTCGGATATTCAACAAAAAGTATTGACCCTCGAACACCGACTGCTGCCCGAGGCCATAGAACTGATCGCCGAAGGTCGGGTAGAGGTCATCGGAAACCGGGTGAAAATTCGGGAGAGATAA
- the purM gene encoding phosphoribosylformylglycinamidine cyclo-ligase, protein MNNTYKSAGVDVEEGQKAVELMKNAVKETFTNNVLTGLGGFGGLFELDMEGINKPVLVSGTDGVGTKLKLAFMMDQHDTIGQDCVAMCVNDILCQGAKPLFFLDYLATGKLKAERAETIVTGIAKACKESGAALIGGETAEMPGFYDEGEYDLAGFVVGIVDKERIITGENIRPGDALVGIASSGVHSNGFSLARKIFFEQENMKPTEHSLRLGKTIGEALLTPTKLYVKPILTLLDTVKVKGMSHITGGGFYENIPRMLPEGTGVKIKENSFPVPEIFKMIQDMGKIDEREMYKTFNMGIGMVLAVSPEDLEKTLTTLKASGEEAYPIGEIIKETKESRESVIVWKE, encoded by the coding sequence ATGAACAACACCTATAAGAGTGCAGGAGTGGACGTGGAAGAAGGACAAAAGGCAGTAGAACTGATGAAAAATGCGGTCAAGGAGACCTTTACCAACAACGTATTAACAGGCCTTGGAGGCTTCGGAGGGCTCTTTGAGCTGGACATGGAAGGAATCAACAAGCCGGTACTGGTATCGGGAACCGACGGTGTGGGCACGAAATTAAAGCTGGCCTTTATGATGGATCAACACGATACCATCGGTCAGGACTGTGTGGCCATGTGCGTCAACGATATTCTCTGTCAGGGGGCGAAACCCCTATTTTTCTTGGACTATCTGGCCACGGGAAAACTGAAGGCGGAACGGGCGGAAACCATTGTCACCGGCATTGCCAAAGCCTGTAAAGAATCCGGGGCGGCCCTGATCGGAGGAGAAACCGCGGAGATGCCCGGTTTTTACGATGAAGGGGAATACGACCTGGCAGGCTTTGTGGTAGGCATTGTGGACAAGGAGCGAATCATCACCGGGGAAAACATCCGGCCCGGGGATGCCTTAGTGGGCATCGCCTCCAGCGGGGTACACAGCAACGGTTTTTCTCTGGCCCGAAAGATTTTTTTCGAACAGGAAAACATGAAGCCCACGGAGCACAGTCTCCGCCTGGGGAAAACCATCGGCGAGGCCCTGTTAACCCCGACGAAGCTCTACGTCAAACCGATTTTAACATTGCTGGACACCGTTAAGGTAAAAGGCATGAGTCATATTACCGGCGGAGGATTCTATGAGAATATTCCCCGGATGCTTCCCGAAGGAACCGGGGTAAAAATCAAGGAAAACAGCTTTCCCGTGCCAGAGATCTTCAAAATGATTCAGGACATGGGAAAGATCGATGAAAGGGAAATGTACAAAACCTTCAATATGGGCATCGGCATGGTGCTGGCGGTGTCACCGGAGGATCTGGAAAAAACCTTAACCACCTTGAAAGCATCGGGGGAAGAGGCCTATCCTATCGGAGAAATCATCAAGGAAACCAAGGAATCCCGGGAATCGGTGATTGTATGGAAAGAGTAA